The following are from one region of the Streptomyces tuirus genome:
- a CDS encoding L-threonylcarbamoyladenylate synthase, with amino-acid sequence MAKYYDVHPDNPQPRTIGQIADSIRADALVAYPTDSCYALGCRLGSRDGIDRIRTIRKLDDRHHFTLVCQDFAQLGQFVRIDNDVFRAIKASTPGSYTFILPATKEVPRMLQHPKKKTVGVRIPDHVVTQALLAELGEPLLSSTLLLPGEDEPMTQGWEIKDLLDHVLDGVVDSGDCGTEPTTVVDFSGGEAEIVRYGAGDASRFE; translated from the coding sequence ATGGCGAAGTACTACGACGTGCACCCCGACAACCCCCAGCCCCGCACCATCGGCCAGATCGCCGACAGCATCCGTGCCGACGCTCTTGTCGCCTACCCGACGGACTCCTGCTACGCACTGGGCTGCCGCCTCGGCAGCCGGGACGGCATCGACCGGATCCGTACGATCCGCAAGCTGGACGACCGGCACCACTTCACCCTGGTGTGCCAGGACTTCGCGCAGCTCGGCCAGTTCGTGCGGATCGACAACGACGTGTTCCGCGCGATCAAGGCGTCGACGCCGGGCAGCTACACGTTCATCCTGCCCGCGACGAAGGAGGTGCCGCGCATGCTGCAGCACCCCAAGAAGAAGACGGTGGGCGTGCGCATCCCCGACCATGTCGTCACCCAGGCCCTGCTGGCGGAGCTCGGTGAGCCGCTGCTGTCCAGCACCCTGCTGCTGCCCGGGGAGGACGAGCCGATGACGCAGGGCTGGGAGATCAAGGACCTGCTCGACCATGTGCTGGACGGTGTGGTCGACTCCGGTGACTGCGGCACCGAGCCGACGACGGTCGTCGACTTCTCCGGCGGAGAGGCCGAGATCGTGCGGTACGGCGCGGGAGACGCCTCACGGTTCGAGTAG